From the genome of Streptomyces sp. NBC_01341, one region includes:
- the fusA gene encoding elongation factor G — MATTSLDLAKVRNIGIMAHIDAGKTTTTERILFYTGVSYKIGEVHDGAATMDWMEQEQERGITITSAATTCHWPLNDVDHTINIIDTPGHVDFTVEVERSLRVLDGAVTVFDGVAGVEPQSETVWRQADRYGVPRICFVNKLDRTGAEFHRCVDMIVDRLGAVPLVMQLPIGAEADFKGVVDLVSMKAFVWPEEAAKGEMYNTVEIPDTHKEAAEEWRGKLLEAVAENDDQMMELYLEGNEPTEEQLHEAIRRITLASKGSADSVTVTPVFCGTAFKNKGVQPLLDAVVRYLPSPLDVEAIEGHDVKDPELVIKRKPSDDEPFSGLAFKIASDPHLGKLTFVRIYSGRLEAGTAVLNSVKGKKERIGKIYRMHANKREEIASVGAGDIVAVMGLKQTTTGETLSDDKNPVILESMDFPAPVIQVAIEPKSKGDQEKLGVAIQRLSEEDPSFQVHSDEETGQTIIGGMGELHLEVLVDRMKREFRVEANVGKPQVAYRETIRKTVERIDYTHKKQTGGTGQFAKVQIALEPIEGGDASYEFVNKVTGGRIPREYIPSVDAGAQEAMQFGILAGYEMVGVRVTLLDGGYHEVDSSELAFKIAGSQAFKEGARKASPVLLEPMMAVEVTTPEDYMGDVIGDLNSRRGQIQAMEERSGARVVKGLVPLSEMFGYVGDLRSKTSGRASYSMQFDSYAEVPRNVAEEIIAKAKGE; from the coding sequence ATGGCCACCACTTCGCTTGACCTGGCCAAGGTCCGCAACATCGGGATCATGGCCCACATCGACGCGGGCAAGACGACCACCACTGAGCGGATCCTCTTCTACACCGGCGTTTCGTACAAGATCGGTGAAGTCCACGACGGCGCAGCCACGATGGACTGGATGGAGCAGGAGCAGGAGCGCGGCATCACCATCACGTCCGCCGCGACGACCTGTCACTGGCCGCTCAATGATGTTGACCACACCATCAACATCATCGACACCCCGGGTCACGTCGACTTCACCGTCGAGGTGGAGCGTTCGCTCCGCGTCCTCGACGGTGCCGTCACCGTGTTCGACGGTGTGGCCGGCGTCGAGCCGCAGTCCGAGACCGTCTGGCGTCAGGCGGACCGCTACGGCGTGCCGCGTATCTGCTTCGTCAACAAGCTCGACCGCACCGGCGCCGAGTTCCACCGTTGTGTCGACATGATCGTCGACCGCCTCGGTGCGGTTCCGCTCGTCATGCAGCTCCCCATCGGCGCCGAAGCCGACTTCAAGGGCGTCGTCGACCTCGTGTCGATGAAGGCCTTCGTGTGGCCCGAAGAGGCCGCCAAGGGCGAGATGTACAACACCGTCGAGATCCCCGACACGCACAAGGAGGCCGCCGAGGAATGGCGCGGCAAGCTCCTTGAGGCCGTCGCGGAGAACGACGACCAGATGATGGAGCTGTACCTCGAGGGCAACGAGCCCACCGAGGAGCAGCTGCACGAGGCGATCCGTCGGATCACCCTCGCGTCGAAGGGCTCGGCCGACTCCGTCACCGTGACCCCCGTCTTCTGTGGCACCGCGTTCAAGAACAAGGGCGTCCAGCCCCTGCTCGACGCTGTCGTCCGCTACCTGCCTTCCCCCCTGGACGTCGAGGCCATCGAGGGCCACGACGTCAAGGACCCGGAGCTGGTCATCAAGCGCAAGCCTTCGGACGACGAGCCGTTCTCCGGCCTGGCGTTCAAGATCGCGAGTGACCCGCACCTCGGCAAGCTCACCTTCGTCCGGATCTACTCCGGTCGCCTCGAGGCCGGCACCGCGGTGCTGAACTCGGTCAAGGGCAAGAAGGAGCGCATCGGCAAGATCTACCGTATGCACGCGAACAAGCGTGAGGAGATCGCGTCGGTGGGCGCCGGTGACATCGTCGCCGTCATGGGCCTGAAGCAGACCACCACGGGTGAGACGCTGTCCGACGACAAGAACCCGGTGATCCTGGAGTCCATGGACTTCCCGGCGCCGGTCATTCAGGTCGCCATCGAGCCCAAGTCCAAGGGTGACCAGGAGAAGCTGGGTGTCGCCATCCAGCGCCTCTCGGAGGAGGACCCCTCCTTCCAGGTGCACTCCGACGAGGAGACCGGCCAGACCATCATCGGTGGTATGGGCGAGCTTCACCTCGAGGTGCTCGTCGACCGCATGAAGCGCGAGTTCCGCGTCGAGGCGAACGTCGGCAAGCCCCAGGTCGCTTACCGCGAGACGATCCGCAAGACCGTCGAGCGCATCGACTACACGCACAAGAAGCAGACTGGTGGTACCGGCCAGTTCGCGAAGGTGCAGATCGCCCTCGAGCCCATCGAGGGTGGCGACGCCTCCTACGAGTTCGTCAACAAGGTCACCGGTGGCCGCATCCCCCGTGAGTACATTCCCTCGGTGGACGCGGGTGCTCAGGAAGCCATGCAGTTCGGCATCCTGGCCGGTTACGAGATGGTCGGCGTCCGCGTCACCCTTCTCGACGGTGGTTACCACGAGGTCGACTCCTCGGAGCTCGCCTTCAAGATCGCCGGTTCGCAGGCGTTCAAGGAGGGTGCCCGCAAGGCGTCCCCCGTGCTCCTCGAGCCGATGATGGCCGTCGAGGTCACCACGCCCGAGGACTACATGGGCGATGTCATCGGCGACCTCAACTCCCGCCGTGGCCAGATCCAGGCCATGGAGGAGCGCAGCGGCGCTCGCGTCGTGAAGGGCCTCGTGCCCCTCTCGGAGATGTTCGGCTACGTCGGAGACCTCCGCAGCAAGACCTCGGGTCGCGCAAGCTACTCGATGCAGTTCGACTCCTACGCCGAGGTTCCGCGGAACGTCGCCGAGGAGATCATCGCGAAGGCCAAGGGCGAGTAA
- the rpsG gene encoding 30S ribosomal protein S7, which translates to MPRKGPAPKRPVIIDPVYSSPLVTSLINKILLDGKRSTAERIVYGAMEGLREKTGADPVITLKRALENVKPSLEVKSRRVGGATYQVPIEVKPGRAATLSLRWIVGYSRARREKTMTERLMNELLDASNGLGAAVKKREDTHKMAESNKAFAHYRW; encoded by the coding sequence ATGCCTCGTAAGGGCCCCGCCCCGAAGCGCCCGGTCATCATCGACCCGGTCTACAGCTCTCCTCTTGTCACGTCGCTGATCAACAAGATCCTGCTCGACGGCAAGCGTTCCACCGCCGAGCGGATCGTCTACGGCGCCATGGAAGGCCTCCGCGAGAAGACCGGCGCTGACCCGGTCATCACGCTGAAGCGCGCGCTCGAGAACGTCAAGCCGTCGCTCGAGGTCAAGTCCCGCCGTGTCGGTGGCGCCACCTACCAGGTGCCGATCGAGGTCAAGCCCGGTCGTGCCGCCACCCTCTCGCTGCGCTGGATCGTGGGTTACTCCCGCGCCCGCCGTGAGAAGACCATGACCGAGCGCCTCATGAACGAGCTGCTCGACGCCTCCAACGGTCTTGGCGCTGCCGTCAAGAAGCGCGAGGACACCCACAAGATGGCCGAGTCGAACAAGGCCTTCGCGCACTACCGCTGGTAG
- the rpsL gene encoding 30S ribosomal protein S12, protein MPTIQQLVRKGRQDKVEKNKTPALEGSPQRRGVCTRVFTTTPKKPNSALRKVARVRLTSGIEVTAYIPGEGHNLQEHSIVLVRGGRVKDLPGVRYKIIRGSLDTQGVKNRKQARSRYGAKKEK, encoded by the coding sequence GTGCCTACGATCCAGCAGCTGGTCCGGAAGGGCCGGCAGGACAAGGTCGAGAAGAACAAGACGCCCGCGCTCGAGGGTTCGCCCCAGCGTCGTGGCGTCTGCACGCGTGTCTTCACGACCACCCCGAAGAAGCCGAACTCGGCGCTCCGCAAGGTCGCACGTGTGCGTCTGACCTCTGGCATCGAGGTCACGGCCTACATCCCGGGTGAGGGGCACAACCTGCAGGAGCACTCCATCGTGCTCGTGCGTGGTGGCCGTGTGAAGGACCTGCCGGGTGTTCGTTACAAGATCATCCGTGGTTCGCTCGACACCCAGGGTGTCAAGAACCGCAAGCAGGCCCGCAGCCGCTACGGCGCCAAGAAGGAGAAGTAA
- a CDS encoding DNA-directed RNA polymerase subunit beta' yields the protein MLDVNFFDELRIGLATADDIRTWSHGEVKKPETINYRTLKPEKDGLFCEKIFGPTRDWECYCGKYKRVRFKGIICERCGVEVTRAKVRRERMGHIELAAPVTHIWYFKGVPSRLGYLLDLAPKDLEKVIYFAAYMITFVDEERRTRDLPSLEAHVSVERQQVENRRDSDLENRAKKLETDLAELEAEGAKADVRRKVREGAEREMKQLRDRAQREIDRLDEVWSRFKNLKVQDLEGDELLYRELRDRFGTYFDGCMGAAALQKRLESFDLDEEAERLREIIRTGKGQKKTRALKRLKVVSAFLQTSNKPKGMVLDCVPVIPPDLRPMVQLDGGRFATSDLNDLYRRVINRNNRLKRLLDLGAPEIIVNNEKRMLQEAVDALFDNGRRGRPVTGPGNRPLKSLSDMLKGKQGRFRQNLLGKRVDYSARSVIVVGPQLKLHQCGLPKAMALELFKPFVMKRLVDLNHAQNIKSAKRMVERGRTVVYDVLEEVIAEHPVLLNRAPTLHRLGIQAFEPQLVEGKAIQIHPLVCTAFNADFDGDQMAVHLPLSAEAQAEARILMLSSNNILKPADGRPVTMPTQDMVLGLFFLTTDEEGRNVKGTDRAFGSTAEATMAFDARELSLQAKVDIRFPVGTIPPRGWVPPVAEEGEPEYQPGDTFRLRTSLGRALFNELLPEDYPFVDYSVGKKQLSEIVNDLAERYPKVIVAATLDNLKAAGFHWATRSGVTVSVADIVVPEAKKAIVKGYEEQDEKVQKQYERGLITKDERTQELIAIWTKATNEVAEAMNANFPKTNPIFMMVDSGARGNMMQMRQIAGMRGLVSNAKNETIPRPIKASFREGLTVLEYFISTHGARKGLADTALRTADSGYLTRRLVDVSQDVIIREEDCGTDRGLKLKIAVKGADGVLRKTDDVETSVYARMLAEDVVIDGKVIAPANVDLGDVLIDALVGAGVEEVKTRSVLTCESAVGTCAFCYGRSLATGKLVDIGEAVGIIAAQSIGEPGTQLTMRTFHTGGVAGDDITQGLPRVVELFEARTPKGVAPISEAKGRVRIEETEKTKKIVVTPDDGSEETPFPISKRARLLVGEGDAVEVGQKLTVGATNPHDVLRILGQRAVQVHLVGEVQKVYNSQGVSIHDKHIEIIIRQMLRRVTIIESGDAELLPGELVERSKFEVENRRVVTEGGHPASGRPQLMGITKASLATESWLSAASFQETTRVLTDAAINAKSDSLIGLKENVIIGKLIPAGTGLSRYRNIRVEPTEEAKAAMYSAVGYDDIDYSPFGTGSGQAVPLEDYDYGPYNQ from the coding sequence GTGCTCGACGTCAACTTCTTCGACGAGCTGCGGATCGGCCTTGCCACCGCGGACGACATCCGGACCTGGTCCCACGGCGAAGTGAAGAAGCCGGAGACCATCAACTACCGCACGCTCAAGCCCGAAAAGGACGGACTCTTCTGCGAGAAGATCTTCGGTCCGACCCGGGACTGGGAGTGCTACTGCGGCAAGTACAAGCGTGTCCGCTTCAAGGGCATCATCTGTGAGCGCTGTGGCGTCGAGGTCACGCGCGCCAAGGTGCGCCGTGAGCGCATGGGCCACATCGAGCTTGCCGCTCCCGTCACCCACATCTGGTACTTCAAGGGTGTCCCGTCACGTCTGGGCTACCTGCTGGACCTCGCGCCGAAGGACCTCGAGAAGGTCATCTACTTCGCCGCGTACATGATCACGTTCGTCGACGAGGAGCGCCGCACGCGCGACCTCCCGTCGCTGGAGGCGCACGTCTCCGTCGAGCGTCAGCAGGTCGAGAACCGTCGCGACTCGGACCTCGAGAACCGTGCCAAGAAGCTCGAGACCGACCTGGCCGAGCTCGAGGCCGAGGGCGCCAAGGCCGACGTACGCCGCAAGGTGCGCGAAGGTGCCGAGCGTGAGATGAAGCAGCTGCGTGACCGTGCGCAGCGCGAGATCGACCGTCTCGACGAGGTGTGGAGCCGCTTCAAGAACCTCAAGGTCCAGGACCTCGAGGGCGACGAGCTGCTCTACCGCGAGCTGCGTGACCGCTTCGGCACGTACTTCGACGGCTGCATGGGCGCCGCGGCGCTGCAGAAGCGCCTGGAGTCCTTCGACCTCGACGAGGAGGCCGAGCGCCTCCGCGAGATCATCCGTACCGGCAAGGGCCAGAAGAAGACCCGTGCGCTCAAGCGCCTCAAGGTCGTCTCCGCGTTCCTGCAGACCAGCAACAAGCCCAAGGGCATGGTGCTCGACTGCGTGCCGGTCATCCCGCCGGACCTGCGTCCGATGGTGCAGCTGGACGGTGGCCGCTTCGCGACCTCCGACCTGAACGACCTGTACCGCCGTGTGATCAACCGCAACAACCGCCTCAAGCGTCTCCTTGACCTCGGTGCCCCCGAGATCATCGTGAACAACGAGAAGCGGATGCTGCAGGAGGCCGTCGACGCGCTGTTCGACAACGGCCGCCGCGGTCGCCCGGTCACCGGTCCCGGTAACCGTCCCCTGAAGTCCCTCAGCGACATGCTGAAGGGCAAGCAGGGCCGTTTCCGTCAGAACCTCCTCGGCAAGCGCGTGGACTACTCCGCGCGTTCCGTGATCGTCGTCGGTCCGCAGCTCAAGCTGCACCAGTGCGGTCTGCCGAAGGCGATGGCGCTGGAGCTCTTCAAGCCGTTCGTGATGAAGCGCCTGGTGGACCTGAACCACGCGCAGAACATCAAGTCGGCCAAGCGCATGGTCGAGCGTGGCCGCACCGTCGTGTACGACGTCCTCGAAGAGGTCATCGCCGAGCACCCGGTGCTGCTGAACCGTGCGCCCACCCTGCACCGCCTCGGCATCCAGGCCTTCGAGCCGCAGCTGGTCGAGGGCAAGGCCATCCAGATCCACCCGCTCGTCTGCACCGCGTTCAACGCGGACTTCGACGGTGACCAGATGGCCGTGCACCTGCCGCTCTCCGCGGAGGCGCAGGCCGAGGCCCGCATCCTGATGCTGTCCTCGAACAACATCCTGAAGCCGGCCGACGGTCGCCCCGTCACCATGCCGACCCAGGACATGGTGCTGGGTCTCTTCTTCCTCACCACGGACGAAGAGGGCCGCAACGTCAAGGGCACGGACCGTGCGTTCGGCTCCACGGCCGAGGCCACCATGGCCTTCGACGCCCGCGAGCTGTCGCTGCAGGCGAAGGTCGACATCCGCTTCCCGGTGGGCACCATCCCGCCGCGTGGCTGGGTGCCGCCGGTCGCCGAGGAGGGCGAGCCCGAGTACCAGCCGGGCGACACCTTCCGGCTGCGTACGAGCCTGGGCCGCGCGCTCTTCAACGAGCTGCTGCCCGAGGACTACCCGTTCGTCGACTACTCGGTGGGCAAGAAGCAGCTCTCCGAGATCGTCAACGACCTGGCGGAGCGCTACCCCAAGGTCATCGTGGCGGCGACGCTCGACAACCTGAAGGCCGCCGGCTTCCACTGGGCGACCCGTTCCGGGGTCACCGTCTCCGTTGCCGACATCGTCGTCCCCGAGGCCAAGAAGGCCATCGTCAAGGGCTACGAGGAGCAGGACGAGAAGGTCCAGAAGCAGTACGAGCGCGGTCTGATCACCAAGGACGAGCGCACGCAGGAGCTCATCGCGATCTGGACCAAGGCGACCAACGAGGTTGCCGAGGCGATGAACGCGAACTTCCCGAAGACGAACCCCATCTTCATGATGGTCGACTCGGGTGCCCGAGGAAACATGATGCAGATGCGTCAGATCGCGGGTATGCGTGGTCTGGTGTCGAACGCGAAGAACGAGACCATCCCGCGTCCGATCAAGGCGTCCTTCCGCGAGGGCCTCACCGTCCTGGAGTACTTCATCTCCACGCACGGTGCCCGTAAGGGTCTCGCGGACACCGCCCTGCGTACCGCCGACTCGGGTTACCTGACCCGTCGTCTGGTGGACGTCTCGCAGGACGTCATCATCCGCGAGGAGGACTGCGGCACCGACCGCGGCCTCAAGCTGAAGATCGCCGTCAAGGGCGCCGACGGCGTCCTGCGCAAGACGGACGACGTCGAGACCTCGGTCTACGCCCGCATGCTCGCCGAGGACGTCGTCATCGACGGCAAGGTCATCGCGCCTGCCAACGTGGACCTCGGTGACGTCCTGATCGACGCCCTCGTGGGCGCCGGCGTCGAGGAGGTCAAGACCCGTTCGGTCCTGACCTGTGAGTCCGCGGTCGGCACCTGTGCCTTCTGCTACGGACGCTCGCTCGCCACCGGCAAGCTGGTCGACATCGGTGAGGCGGTCGGCATCATCGCCGCCCAGTCCATCGGTGAGCCCGGTACCCAGCTGACGATGCGTACCTTCCACACCGGTGGTGTGGCGGGTGACGACATCACGCAGGGTCTGCCCCGTGTCGTCGAGCTCTTCGAGGCGCGTACCCCCAAGGGTGTCGCCCCGATCTCGGAGGCCAAGGGCCGGGTCCGCATCGAGGAGACCGAGAAGACCAAGAAGATCGTCGTCACGCCGGACGACGGCAGCGAGGAGACGCCGTTCCCGATCTCCAAGCGTGCCCGTCTGCTGGTCGGCGAGGGCGACGCGGTCGAGGTGGGCCAGAAGCTCACCGTCGGTGCCACGAACCCGCACGACGTGCTCCGGATCCTCGGTCAGCGCGCGGTCCAGGTCCACCTGGTCGGCGAAGTCCAGAAGGTCTACAACTCGCAGGGCGTGTCGATCCACGACAAGCACATCGAGATCATCATCCGGCAGATGCTGCGCCGTGTGACGATCATCGAGTCCGGCGACGCGGAGCTGCTGCCGGGCGAGCTCGTCGAGCGGTCGAAGTTCGAGGTCGAGAACCGTCGTGTGGTCACCGAGGGCGGTCACCCCGCCTCCGGCCGTCCGCAGCTGATGGGTATCACCAAGGCCTCGCTCGCCACCGAGTCGTGGCTGTCGGCGGCGTCCTTCCAGGAGACGACCAGGGTCCTGACCGACGCGGCGATCAACGCCAAGTCGGACTCCCTGATCGGCCTCAAGGAGAACGTCATCATCGGTAAGCTCATCCCGGCCGGTACGGGTCTCTCCCGCTACCGCAACATCCGGGTCGAGCCGACCGAGGAGGCCAAGGCCGCGATGTACTCGGCCGTCGGCTACGACGACATCGACTACTCGCCGTTCGGCACGGGCTCCGGCCAGGCCGTTCCGCTGGAGGACTACGACTACGGTCCGTACAACCAGTAA
- the rpoB gene encoding DNA-directed RNA polymerase subunit beta, which produces MAASRNASTSNTNNGASTAPLRISFAKIKEPLEVPNLLALQTESFDWLLGNAAWKARVEAALDSGQDVPTKSGLEEIFEEISPIEDFSGSMSLTFRDHRFEPPKNSIDECKERDFTFAAPLFVTAEFTNNETGEIKSQTVFMGDFPLMTNKGTFVINGTERVVVSQLVRSPGVYFDSSIDKTSDKDIFSAKIIPSRGAWLEMEIDKRDMVGVRIDRKRKQSVTVLLKALGWTTEQILEEFGEYESMRATLEKDHTQGQDDALLDIYRKLRPGEPPTREAAQTLLENLYFNPKRYDLAKVGRYKVNKKLGADEPLDAGVLTSDDIIATIKYLVKLHAGELETVGESGRTIVVETDDIDHFGNRRLRNVGELIQNQVRTGLARMERVVRERMTTQDVEAITPQTLINIRPVVASIKEFFGTSQLSQFMDQNNPLSGLTHKRRLSALGPGGLSRERAGFEVRDVHPSHYGRMCPIETPEGPNIGLIGSLASYGRVNAFGFIETPYRKVVDGRVTDEVDYITADEEDRFVIAQANATLSEDMRFTEPRVLVRRRGGEVDYIPGDDVDYMDVSPRQMVSVATAMIPFLEHDDANRALMGANMMRQAVPLIKSEAPLVGTGMEYRCATDAGDVLKAEKDGVVQEVSADYITVTNDDGTYTTYRIAKFSRSNQGTSVNQKVVVSEGDRVIEGQVLADGPATENGEMALGKNLLVAFMPWEGHNYEDAIILSQRLVQDDVLSSIHIEEHEVDARDTKLGPEEITRDIPNVSEEVLADLDERGIIRIGAEVVAGDILVGKVTPKGETELTPEERLLRAIFGEKAREVRDTSLKVPHGEIGKVIGVRVFDREEGDELPPGVNQLVRVYVAQKRKITDGDKLAGRHGNKGVISKILPIEDMPFLEDGTPVDIILNPLGVPSRMNPGQVLEIHLGWLASRGWDVSGLGDEWAQRLQAIGADQVAPGTNVATPVFDGAREDEITGLFKATIPNRDGDRLVQPSGKAQLYDGRSGEPFPEPVSVGYMYILKLHHLVDDKLHARSTGPYSMITQQPLGGKAQFGGQRFGEMEVWALEAYGAAYALQELLTIKSDDVTGRVKVYEAIVKGENIPEPGIPESFKVLIKEMQSLCLNVEVLSSDGMSIEMRDTDEDVFRAAEELGIDLSRREPSSVEEV; this is translated from the coding sequence TTGGCCGCCTCGCGCAACGCCTCGACCTCGAATACGAACAACGGTGCCAGCACCGCCCCGCTGCGCATCTCTTTTGCAAAGATCAAGGAGCCCCTCGAGGTTCCGAACCTCCTCGCGCTGCAGACCGAGAGCTTTGACTGGCTCCTCGGCAACGCCGCGTGGAAGGCTCGCGTCGAGGCCGCTCTGGACAGTGGACAGGACGTCCCCACCAAGTCCGGCCTGGAGGAGATCTTCGAGGAGATCTCACCGATCGAGGACTTCTCCGGGTCGATGTCGCTGACGTTCCGCGACCACCGCTTCGAGCCCCCGAAGAACTCGATCGACGAGTGCAAGGAGCGCGACTTCACGTTCGCCGCCCCGCTCTTCGTCACGGCCGAGTTCACCAACAACGAGACCGGCGAGATCAAGTCCCAGACGGTCTTCATGGGCGACTTCCCGCTCATGACCAACAAGGGCACCTTCGTCATCAACGGCACCGAGCGTGTCGTCGTGTCGCAGCTCGTCCGCTCGCCGGGTGTCTACTTCGACTCCTCGATCGACAAGACGTCCGACAAGGACATCTTCTCCGCCAAGATCATCCCCTCCCGGGGTGCCTGGCTGGAGATGGAGATCGACAAGCGCGACATGGTCGGTGTCCGCATCGACCGGAAGCGCAAGCAGTCCGTCACCGTCCTCCTGAAGGCTCTCGGCTGGACCACCGAGCAGATCCTCGAGGAGTTCGGCGAGTACGAGTCGATGCGCGCCACCCTGGAGAAGGACCACACCCAGGGCCAGGACGACGCGCTGCTCGACATCTACCGCAAGCTGCGTCCGGGCGAGCCGCCCACCCGTGAGGCCGCTCAGACGCTGCTCGAGAACCTCTACTTCAACCCGAAGCGCTACGACCTCGCGAAGGTCGGCCGCTACAAGGTGAACAAGAAGCTCGGCGCCGACGAGCCGCTCGACGCCGGTGTGCTCACCAGCGACGACATCATCGCCACCATCAAGTACCTGGTGAAGCTCCACGCCGGTGAGCTCGAGACCGTCGGTGAGTCCGGCCGGACGATCGTCGTCGAGACCGACGACATCGACCACTTCGGCAACCGTCGTCTGCGTAACGTCGGCGAGCTGATCCAGAACCAGGTCCGTACGGGTCTCGCCCGTATGGAGCGCGTCGTGCGTGAGCGCATGACGACCCAGGACGTCGAGGCGATCACGCCGCAGACCCTGATCAACATCCGGCCGGTCGTCGCCTCCATCAAGGAGTTCTTCGGCACCAGCCAGCTGTCGCAGTTCATGGACCAGAACAACCCGCTGTCGGGTCTCACCCACAAGCGCCGTCTGTCGGCTCTTGGCCCGGGTGGTCTGTCCCGTGAGCGGGCCGGCTTCGAGGTCCGTGACGTGCACCCGTCCCACTACGGACGCATGTGCCCGATCGAGACCCCTGAAGGCCCGAACATCGGTCTGATCGGTTCGCTCGCCTCGTACGGCCGCGTCAACGCGTTCGGCTTCATCGAGACGCCGTACCGCAAGGTCGTCGACGGCCGGGTCACCGACGAGGTCGACTACATCACCGCCGACGAGGAAGACCGCTTCGTGATCGCCCAGGCGAACGCGACGCTCTCCGAGGACATGCGGTTCACCGAGCCGCGCGTCCTGGTCCGCCGTCGTGGCGGAGAGGTCGACTACATCCCCGGTGACGACGTCGACTACATGGACGTCTCGCCGCGCCAGATGGTGTCCGTCGCCACCGCGATGATCCCGTTCCTGGAGCACGACGACGCCAACCGTGCCCTCATGGGCGCGAACATGATGCGTCAGGCGGTGCCGCTCATCAAGTCCGAGGCGCCGCTCGTCGGCACGGGCATGGAGTACCGCTGCGCCACCGACGCCGGTGACGTGCTCAAGGCCGAGAAGGACGGTGTGGTCCAGGAGGTCTCCGCGGACTACATCACCGTCACCAACGACGACGGCACGTACACCACGTACCGCATCGCCAAGTTCTCGCGCTCCAACCAGGGCACCTCGGTCAACCAGAAGGTCGTCGTCTCCGAGGGCGACCGCGTCATCGAGGGCCAGGTCCTCGCCGACGGGCCGGCCACCGAGAACGGTGAGATGGCGCTGGGCAAGAACCTGCTCGTGGCGTTCATGCCGTGGGAGGGTCACAACTACGAGGACGCGATCATCCTGTCGCAGCGCCTCGTGCAGGACGACGTCCTCTCCTCGATCCACATCGAGGAGCACGAGGTCGACGCCCGTGACACCAAGCTCGGCCCGGAGGAGATCACCCGGGACATCCCGAACGTCTCCGAAGAGGTCCTCGCCGACCTCGACGAGCGCGGCATCATCCGTATCGGTGCCGAGGTCGTCGCCGGCGACATCCTCGTCGGCAAGGTCACGCCCAAGGGCGAGACCGAGCTGACCCCGGAGGAGCGTCTGCTCCGCGCGATCTTCGGTGAGAAGGCGCGTGAGGTCCGTGACACCTCGCTGAAGGTCCCGCACGGCGAGATCGGCAAGGTCATCGGCGTCCGTGTCTTCGACCGCGAAGAGGGCGACGAGCTGCCGCCGGGCGTGAACCAGCTGGTCCGCGTCTACGTCGCGCAGAAGCGCAAGATCACCGATGGTGACAAGCTCGCCGGCCGTCACGGCAACAAGGGCGTCATCTCCAAGATCCTCCCGATCGAGGACATGCCGTTCCTTGAGGACGGCACCCCGGTCGACATCATCCTCAACCCGCTGGGTGTCCCGTCCCGAATGAACCCGGGACAGGTCCTGGAGATCCACCTCGGCTGGCTCGCCAGCCGCGGATGGGACGTCTCCGGCCTCGGTGACGAGTGGGCCCAGCGCCTGCAGGCCATCGGTGCCGACCAGGTCGCCCCCGGCACCAACGTCGCGACCCCGGTCTTCGACGGTGCCCGTGAGGACGAGATCACCGGCCTCTTCAAGGCCACGATCCCGAACCGCGACGGCGACCGGCTGGTCCAGCCCTCCGGCAAGGCCCAGCTGTACGACGGCCGCTCCGGCGAGCCGTTCCCGGAGCCGGTCTCGGTCGGCTACATGTACATCCTCAAGCTGCACCACCTGGTCGACGACAAGCTCCACGCCCGTTCGACCGGACCGTACTCCATGATCACGCAGCAGCCGCTGGGTGGTAAGGCGCAGTTCGGTGGGCAGCGATTCGGTGAGATGGAGGTGTGGGCTCTTGAGGCTTACGGCGCCGCATACGCCCTCCAGGAACTGCTGACGATCAAGTCCGACGACGTCACGGGCCGCGTGAAGGTCTACGAGGCGATCGTCAAGGGCGAGAACATCCCCGAGCCGGGCATTCCCGAGTCCTTCAAGGTGCTCATCAAGGAAATGCAGTCGCTCTGCCTCAACGTGGAGGTGCTGTCCTCGGACGGCATGTCCATCGAGATGCGCGACACGGACGAGGACGTCTTCCGCGCGGCGGAGGAGCTCGGTATCGACCTGTCCCGGCGAGAGCCGAGCAGCGTCGAAGAGGTCTGA
- the rplL gene encoding 50S ribosomal protein L7/L12, whose product MAKLSQEDLLAQFEELTLIELSEFVKAFEEKFDVTAAAAVAVAGPAGVGPAAEAAEEQDEFDVILTGAGEKKIQVIKVVRELTSLGLKEAKDLVDGAPKPVLEKVAKEAAEKAAESLKGAGASVEVK is encoded by the coding sequence ATGGCGAAGCTCAGCCAGGAAGACCTGCTCGCCCAGTTCGAGGAGCTCACCCTCATCGAGCTCTCCGAGTTCGTTAAGGCGTTCGAGGAGAAGTTCGACGTCACCGCTGCCGCCGCGGTCGCCGTTGCCGGCCCCGCGGGCGTCGGCCCGGCCGCCGAGGCCGCTGAGGAGCAGGACGAGTTCGACGTCATCCTCACGGGTGCCGGCGAGAAGAAGATCCAGGTCATCAAGGTCGTGCGTGAGCTGACCTCGCTGGGTCTCAAGGAGGCCAAGGACCTCGTCGACGGCGCCCCGAAGCCCGTCCTCGAGAAGGTCGCCAAGGAGGCCGCCGAGAAGGCTGCCGAGTCCCTCAAGGGCGCCGGCGCTTCCGTCGAGGTCAAGTGA